One window of the Glycocaulis alkaliphilus genome contains the following:
- a CDS encoding KpsF/GutQ family sugar-phosphate isomerase, which translates to MSEPESLNRPSARIDTARILDAMRRTARIEREGLAALEDAFDERAVGVVSLLATLKGRLICAGVGKSGHVARKIAATLASTGTPAQYVHPAEASHGDLGMITSSDAVLALSKSGETRELGDLSAYCRRFGVPLIALTAGKDSTLAKASDHLLLIPDAPEAAAETRAPTTSTTLMMAYGDALAVALIEARGFTAADFATFHPGGTLGAAFLKAGDLMHDDMPLAEEGTLMADALIVMSAKGFGCVGITRGGKLTGIITDGDLRRHMSPDLTASPVETIMTANPKSVRPGDLAADALRLMTAGTHKILSVFVCDETGKPLGLLHIHDLLRAGLS; encoded by the coding sequence ATGTCTGAACCTGAAAGCCTGAACCGCCCCTCTGCCCGGATAGACACGGCGCGTATCCTTGATGCCATGCGCCGGACCGCGCGTATCGAGCGCGAGGGGCTGGCCGCCCTGGAAGATGCCTTCGATGAGCGCGCTGTTGGCGTGGTCAGCCTGCTGGCCACGCTGAAAGGCCGGCTCATCTGTGCAGGTGTCGGCAAGTCGGGCCATGTCGCGCGCAAGATCGCTGCAACCCTCGCCTCTACCGGCACGCCGGCCCAATATGTCCACCCGGCCGAGGCCAGCCATGGTGATCTGGGCATGATCACGTCCAGCGATGCGGTGCTGGCCCTGTCCAAATCCGGCGAGACACGCGAGCTGGGCGATCTGAGCGCCTATTGCCGCCGCTTCGGCGTGCCGCTGATTGCACTCACGGCGGGCAAGGACAGCACGCTGGCCAAGGCGAGCGATCATCTCCTGCTCATTCCTGATGCGCCCGAAGCCGCCGCGGAGACGCGCGCGCCGACCACCTCCACCACGCTGATGATGGCCTATGGCGATGCGCTCGCCGTGGCGCTGATCGAGGCGCGTGGCTTTACGGCGGCTGATTTTGCCACCTTCCATCCCGGCGGCACGCTGGGCGCAGCCTTCCTCAAGGCAGGTGATCTGATGCATGATGACATGCCGCTGGCCGAAGAAGGCACGCTGATGGCCGACGCGCTGATCGTGATGAGCGCCAAGGGGTTTGGCTGTGTCGGCATTACGCGCGGCGGCAAGCTGACCGGCATCATTACCGACGGTGACTTACGCCGCCATATGAGCCCGGACCTCACTGCTTCGCCGGTCGAGACGATCATGACGGCCAATCCCAAAAGCGTCCGGCCCGGCGATCTTGCTGCCGATGCGCTGCGCCTGATGACGGCGGGAACGCACAAAATCCTGTCCGTGTTTGTCTGTGATGAAACCGGCAAGCCGCTCGGCCTGTTGCACATTCATGATCTATTGCGTGCCGGTCTCAGCTAG